The genomic window AGGTTGAAGAAGAAAATATCATTATATAAAATCATTATGTTTAAAACATGTAAAGAAAAACCACTCTGGCACACAGACTCAAGGaaaatgacttttttttaaacatgcaATTAGGCCATGAAGTATGCTTACATTGGTACAAGTTGAAAGAAAATGGCTGAGTTTCTAGAGAATGACACAACTGCAATGCACAAACTCCTCTTGTGGCATCAGAACCAAAATATACCAATTCAAAATGATTCCACTGTCCTTGTTCAGACCTTTTCACTGTGATGAATGGAACACAAAACTGGATTCTGCCACAAATCCCATCATCCATCCCCAGATGACACAAACCAAGGTGGCATACTTTCAGCTACAAAGATATCAGCAAAACTTACATTATATAAATCAGATTATATTGTCTTTCATGAAAGTTACTCAATTATATTTAGTAAGCAAACTTATCCATTAGTGAACTAAAGCATTTCATACAATGGCAAGGATTTTCATGTCCAAAACTATcattatattttatttaaatatgaGTCACAAATTTCATGCCAAACATTCATCTTCATCCCTCTTGTACTGTCAACTATGAAAAGTAGTGTAGCACAAAAAGGAGGACATGATATTTTTTGGGATCTGAATTCTTGTCCGAGGTGAGCAGTATCCCAGCAATCTCCCTATCAGGAGCCCAAAATATTCAGAATTTGACTCTAAATATTTCTTTTAAAGTTGTTGGTCTGCCATGCAAATCTCCCTCCCTGCCCAACCCATAAGAAAGAGCTGAGGAGAACTTGAATAATTATGCCTCAATatccctcacagtacctctgtaagaagtttgtttgAAAATTCAtttcagaaggacttaggcacCCAAAGAACCTGAAATGAAATGATATCCTGAATCAAGGCAATGTGTTCCAGAGAGATCAAGTTTCTCATGCCGGAAGAAAATTTACTCAATTCTGTTGTATAATTTTTAAGACAATCACTACTTACATTTTGTTCAGATCAGGAAaactgtgagtgacagagaaatgGTAGGTCAACTCTTCCTTAAAAGGCTGAATTAGAATATGAATGCTCTTGCAGACACTAGTGACTCACCACAACAATGCATTTGACTATGCTGTTGGAATGTTGAAGATGCTTAGCAGCCAAGAATGTGAGCCACTCTTCCATCACTGGATAAATCCCTGAGGAATTTTCATTCCCGAGGACTTGGATAGCTAGTGCCCATAATCTTTGAAATAATCCTGTCGCATCACAGGCTCAAATCATTGAacatttcagcacagaaacaagcctattggcccttcttggctgtgccaaaccatttttctgcctagtgccACTGaactgcacctgggccatatccctccatacacctctcatccatgtacctgtccaagtttttctgaaatgttaaaagtgagcccacatttaccacttcatctggcagctcattccacactcccaccactctctgtgtgatgaGGCCCCCCCTAatattctctttaaacttttcccccttcactgtTAACACATGTCttctggttttttctcccctaacctcagtggaaaacgcctgcttgcattcactctatctatacccatcataattttatatacctctatcaagtctcccctcattcttctagtaGAATGTCCAACAACCTGTACCAATTATTTTCAACAAACTTTGGCTTCTTACAACATGAAGTATTTTTTTAATATGTGTAGAATGAAAACTGTTTTTTGCCTTGAAGCAAAAATGGGAAGAATGACTCTTTCAAAACTTGTGCTTGGATTTAACATAAAAAGcaaattaatgcagacaaatggtaTTTTCCCAGTATCCCTGTTTTATATTTGATAGGTTCAGTAAATTGATATTCCATTGAAAACAGTAAGGTTTACTTAAATTTCCTTTCCACTTGCAGTTCTAATCAGAATTACTTTGAGATGTTTTCTCATAGAATGAATAACAATCTGTATTAAAATATCCTGTTTGTCCAAAGGAGCCATTAGTGACAGAATCAAAATTAGCTgacattctttggtaaggttatTACCAGTTACACTCAGTGCctactttactaggtacacctgtgcatctgctcattaatgcttacatctaatcagtcaatcatgcaccagcaactcaaagcataaaaagatgcggacatggtcaagaggttcagttgctgttcagaccaaacatcagaatgaggaagaaatgtgatccaagtgacttgtACTGAggaaatgattattggtgccagacaagtTGCTTTgagtactgatctcctgggattttcacacacaacagtctctggagtttatagaGAATTGTACAAAAAGACAGAAAATATATAGTGATTgagagttctgtgggtgaaaacagcttcttaatgagagaggtcaacagagaatggccagactgattcaagctgacagaacgGAAGCAATAACTCAAAAAAACTgtgctttacaacagtggtgtgcagaagagcacctctgaatacacaacaggtcagtccttgaggtggatgggctacagcagcagaagacagtgAACATATGGAAATACACACttgtggcctctttattagttatttcctgtacataataaagtggctactaagTACAAATTCCATATTTTAGTGTATTATGTTAACCagtataaaagagaaagaaaaaatagtaACACTAAAATGATGTAGACATTAGTAAAATCATGTATTATTTTATAATTGAGAAGTGTGTAAATAATAAGTTTTATGATGTCCAGCTTGGCTCTGAAGATAATTGATAAGGACATGGTAAGAAGTTTCAGTAAATCAAAATGTGCAAGCCACATTAAACCATGCTCTCATTCCACGTAAGTTTAAAATATAGCACTAGTGTGATTTCAAGTTGCAGTTCTTTATTGGCAGCCTTTATTTACCTAAACGTATATCGATAGGACTTTTTGTTTACTAGATTGTACTAAATAAGGGTTGGTTAGCTTATTAAGCCTGAGACCTAGGTCTTCCTGATAGGTTTATTTCAAGCAAGGtaatttttgcactttttaattgTGTTCAAAGACCTCCTGATCAGCAGCCAGATCAACTCTTACAAccagaaatctgaggtgcactcgaatgaaataatttgtcctgtGGGTAGATGAGCGCATGACCCTGCAAAGGTTTTCTACTGTTGCAAAAGCTAAGCAGGGCCAGCTTTCATTTcagttattttcatgtttatcaAAATACATCAGTTACTTCCACCAAGCCAACATAAATTTAAAATTTGAATTTGACCTGTTTTAAGACAGTACGAGGTAAATACTAACATGAGATAATGGACAGTAATGTAATATTTTAATGCCTTAACTCTTGATAAATCAATTTGTTTGGAAACTGCTCATCATGAATTCTTGCGAGATATATTAGGAGAGCACTGATGCATATTTTCCCCGGGCAAAAACATCATCTGATTTAGGATTAGACACGACCTGACGATTTCGAACCGGAACCTTGTATGCATGGACTGTCCTCAATTCTCACATGAAAGACAGAGTTAAACATGTCTATGGTAACCGGGATTAACGTCCCCAGCTTAATGCTTTCTCCTTACCTATTGGCTTTTCCAGCCTTGGGACAAACACGGCTTTTTCTTTAGTGAACCTCTTGTAGTCTTGATCCAGGGCATAGAAAGTATCGTATCGCTTAACTGTGTTCCTCCGCCCGTTATTGTTGTCTCCCACGCCTTTTAAGATGAGGTCTAAAGGTGATTGTTTCGCTTTCTGCCTCGTCTCTGCTCTGCTTTCACAGTGACCCGCAGTGACCAAGAGAAGGGCGATGCCCAGCAAAGTGTTCCATCTCCGTCGGCCCATCTCTACATAAAGGAAAAGTCGATAAAAGATTAACATTCTCTTCAGAAGATCTTGAAGTACCAGGGAAACTCCGTCCTGCCTTCTAAATCCTGCTGAATGGACTGCTGACAGAAAGTGCTCCAGTCTGGCTTCGGGAGGGGATTTAAAGCCGCGTGTACAACAACTAGAGCACGACTGCAAAGTGGACGTTTTTTAAAATAAGGCTCATTAGATCAAATCTAAAGCTGCTCATCACGGGATGTGGAGGTGTCACAAGCACAATTCAGTTTCCACATTCTTGAGTTTTAACCCGTTTTACATCATGCGAGTATGCTCCATCCCTCCCTTAAAACATATTTCCTTCCAGACGTAATATCTCGTTAGGTCACGTTATAGACATGGATTAGGAAAGGTATTGCCAAAGCAGCACATTGCAATCCAGGCTTTAGTTCGGATCTACTTTGCACACATCACAGAATTCATTTAGCAAGTTGAAGGGGGTTTTAGGAGTTAGAAAGCGATGCAGAAACAATGCCGAATTTAGACGAAAATTTGCAATGACATTTTGGATGTCTACATTTGTAGATGAAATCACCGTGTATAACTGAAGAACTGCACGTCTGGCGAGACATTATAGCGTTCTAACAAATCGATCAAAATAACTCAACGGATATAGCAACTCAAAATATAACAGGATTAAATTCAAAGGCTCAAGCGAGTCGAATATCGTCAGTATACAATACTTTTATGTTATTAATACTGAATtcggaaaaaaaaatgaaaattaaagGACAGGCTCACCTGAACGTCAAGCTATTGCCTCCAAGCTATCTTAAAAATACTGAGACGATAAATAAATTCAGTTAAATATCTTCTCGAATTTTCAAATTCCTTTTTTAATTACGTGCAAATAAATATTCTGGGTGACATGCACAACGCTCTGTATCTATCCACCCATACACCAGTCTTATATACATGGAGAAAGCGTGACAGTATCGACTTTAAGTGGGTGGCAAGCAATGGAAAGATCCTCTGGTAATCTCTTTTTCGAAGTTTACCTCTGGCGCACATCTTCATCCCGGTGGATTGAAACAGAAGCCCATCAATTAATAATAGTTCTGCAATCTCCCATATGAGCAAAAAGACTCTGTCTAGTTACTTGTAAATCTGTCAGTGCCGGGTATGCCATGCTGTGAGAGGATTATGTTCACAATTTTGGGATTCCCTAAAAGCTGCTGACGTCAAATGCTGTCTGCTACTGTCTGCAGAACTTCCCTTATTTCACTCTGTATTTGAAATATGACAGACATTCGGAAAAAGGAGTTTAAAAGCTTCTTCAAGACagtctgcagatgcgggaaatcacacagtgatggaggactTCAGCtagtcaggcagtacctatggacggaaataaacagtcgaagtttccaCCCGatacccttcattgggactgaaaaggaaggggacgggaaccagaataagaaggtgcggGAGGGGTGGGAATGAAAGGTGGCAGATGAGAGGTGAGACCAAATGATGGGGAAAGTTGGTGGGTGGGGTTgagggaggggggaatgaagtcggaagctgggaggcgatagatggggaaggaatctgaaaggagaggacagtagaccagGGAATAAAGCGAAGGAGGTGAAGACCAggaagaggtgatgggcagttgaGGGGAAGAGAATGGTGAGAGAGTAACAAGAAAggggaatggaaaagagagaGTGGAAGGGAGAGAAATTTCCAGAAGATAGGGAAATCAAAGTTCACGCTACCCAGGAGGTGTTCCTCCTCTGACCTTAAAATAATTAGTTTCAAGATTATTATGGAGAAGGATTGCTCTGGTCCTTggcttgagattctaaattggagaaagatcaattgtgatggtgtcagaaaggatctggcaagtgtggattgggacaggctgctttctggcaaaggtgtgcttggtaagggGGAGGTTTTCTAAAGTGAAATATTGAAAATTACAGAGTTTGAATGTTATTGTCAAAATAAAAGGCAAGGTCAAGAAGAAGGAgatgtatagcaggtataggcaggaaggagaaaatgaggtacttgagaagTGTAAGAAGTACAGGAGAACACtttagaaggaaatcaggaggggtaaaagaaggcatgaggttgctctactcaacaaagtgaaggagaaccctaagggcttctacagatatgagCATAGAACCTCCGGATAGAATTCATTTACTTGAGTGAGAATATCAAGGGGTAAAGGCATGTTTTAATTAAATTTCATACTTTAGGTTTATATAATTCTGTTAAATGTTTTAGTAGTTAATAAGTCTTCAAGCCACAGAAAGCTTTAGTTACTCATTTTTTTAATAGatcataacattttaaaattttaatggaTTTTCTGTGGTCAAATGCATGCAAAGTTTAATTGACAACTAGCTAAGCTGTGTTACTTGCACTGCAATTAAACAGACTTGTATTAATCACTAGTCAATGCCCAGTTTTAGTGTGTAACTAATTTAGTATCTGATTTCATCACAGAGCAACTTAAAAGAGGCTGACAATATCCACACACTGACTTCAGACATGGCTCCCAGTAAAGAACCTGGCCTTTATGGTCTCTTTTCTTCTGCAAGGAGGTCAGAGGGATTGTGTAGGACTGTTGAATGGAACCAAAATGGTTGTTGTTCAACACGCCAAGGGCTCAGCCTAAGAGCTTCGCTCGCCTTTGGAGTATCGCGATTTCGTGGCTTTGGAGATGGGCAGATCAAAGGTCAGTGCCacggcaggagattggtgtggcATGGGAGTTGGAAGATCTATGGCTGTGTGGCCAGAGACctaagatctttgggcacagagctcagaaaaagtgacgcaacagactttaaacatcgtaaaccagcgagttgtttgttatgtctcccctctcactgtgaaatggagacatctctttctcccttattagggagagagagagagagagagagagagcctgtggtatgttgaataccgggtgaacaagtagtctttggaatactgcaagtctgtgtctttgccatTGCTTTGCTCAGGTTTGAGTGTTTGGTGGGGGGgtgacaattttttttttgccagtggggggaggagggatcgttgtttgctgccgcttatgtgcaggaggaaggggaactggGGGGGGACTTTGctgttctaatatttaactgtcattcattctttgggggcactcttctgttttcatggacagttgcgaagaaaaagcatttcaggatgtatattgtatacatttctctgacattaaatgtacctttgaaacctatgTGGTACATATTGTCAGCAGTCAAATAGTAGCAAATGTTACAATTTAAAAGGATGCGAGGATAAATGAGATGAGCATTCAAATATTCTGTACATGAATCGAAAAGGTAAGGGCCATTGGTGCACCTCATATATCCCTGATGACATTAGGTCAATAGCCAAAGGAAAAGGGCCTATCTTGTGAAATAGAGGGTATAACAAACAATTGCTTGCACATGGCCCAACACATTTAGTTCACTTGTTGCCACAGTAAATAAATCTAACCTTGTATTAAAAGGACAACTTGGTGTTAGTGGAAGTGGAACTCACAGTAAATTGTGGATCCATTTCTCATTCTTGAGTTACTTGAGAGAACCAGACATCAGACTAGCCACAGAGGCCCAGAaataaatagaaacagaaaatttgTTCAGTGACAAGAAATTGGATGGAGCAAACAATTATAAATGATGGAAGTCCAGCAcatacagaaaatggtggaagcaATTGAGGGTTCAAGCTAAGTCAGTTGGGAGAGAAATGAGCTGAACATTCTCAATCATGGACAAGTATGTGTATAATTGGAGCAATGTGGAGGACTGAAGAGAAAAGAGGGAATGTTTGTAACTAAAGTTGTCAAGGTAACGATTATTTTAAAAGGCATCAACTGGAGAGAAAGAAGACAAACAAAAGAAGTTGCTACATTAATATAGGGGAATCTATataggataggggaatcaagggatatggggacaaggcagggactgggtattgatagtgaatgatcagccatgatctcagaatggcggtgcagactcgaggggccgaatggtctacttctgcacctattgtctattgtctattaatctATAGAACATCTGTGGGGAGAAAGAGAATGGtagagtgagagagaatgagagactgagagacagagacagatagacagacagacatacagagaagaagagagagagagaatatcacATAAACCTGTTAAATTGAATATTATGTCTCAATGGCTGCAACATGGGCTAGACAAAAGATGAGGTGCTGTTCACTGAGTTTCTGTTGAGCATTGTTGGAGAAGTGTCAATGGCCAGACACAggcagatcaagaaagggaattaACTGGTAGGAGACAGGAAGCTCGGCTCGGCTGAATAGAGATGTTCTGCAAAGTTATCTCCCAATTTGCACTTGGTTTCTCCAAAGTAGTTGAGACTATATCATTAGACTGAATGCAATACAGCAATCTGGAAGAAATTCAAGGCATGACTGCTTCCACTGAATGGTGGTaaaagaagaggtaaaaggttagGGTTTCATTTCccaaagatgaaaaacaaaatagCTGTGAGAAATGGAGTGATTGCTAGATATAGAAGAGTGGTCCAGAAGGAATGATGCCTTCCAAGTCCTGATAAAGGGAGTAAAGGTAAAATACTTTTGGAGGAGGAATGCATTTTTAAGCTGGTGTAAACTATGGAAGATTTGGAACTGAGCATGGTGGCTGGTAGAGTGGAAGTCTTATTCTGACTGGGAGGAGAGGAGATGAGATCATAAGTGCAGTCAATAGTGGAGAACAAGTGAAGATCACTGCTAATTATGGTAGAGAAAAAGCCACTGATGAGGAGAAAAGGAAATATCATAAAGGCATTGGTGTATTACAGATGAGATGGTAAAACTGGAAAGGGAATCGGACCTTTACAGGAAGTAGGTTGGAATGAGGTGCTGTCAAGATAGCTGTGACAGTTGTGAGGCATATAGTGGACATTGCAAGCTAACTTACCCTTGTAGATTGAGAGTCAGGAAGTAATGCAGCATCGAAACAGAGCCATCATCCCAACATGGCTGTACTGTACCGCCCATCAGGTGAGTGAGAAGACacagcagaaagagagaaaataaatcaactgctgaagaaactcaacaggtctggcaggcagcatcattggaagaaataagaaacagacaaaatttattaccgctcaaccatcaggctcttgaatcactggggataacttcactgaacttcactcgctgcatcactgaactgttcccataacctatggactcactttcaagggtgtACCACCAGCAGCTGCCTCACACTGTGCCAGTTTCTCCTTCTGGTTTTTACATTCCACTTAGCTCTTTCCTTCTACCACATGCCCACTTCTGCGAGTGAATTGCTTTAGCGCAGCACCATAAGAATAGAATGTGGGTCTTGATCTGCTTCTTACAAAATAACAATGatccctttatctcttttactCTCTGCTTTATCTCTGGAGAGAATCTGCAGCACATTCTCATTTGGGGAGCAACCATTAGTTGTGGTGGCCTTCCTTGTGGCAGACAGCAAGAAAATTCCCTGTAATTACCAAACACCAAAGACCACCTTGTCCCCTTTTATAGATTTATAGCATTATGgagttgtacaacacagaaaagTGCAACTTATTTTAAGCATCCAatgcctttcttgaataaagttgAGATTGCAACAAAATGATACTCACTAAACATGGTATGCGTAGCATGTAGGGTCAGGACACTGATAACAGAATCAAAGGAGCAGCTTAAGCATTCAAAAGAGCGGCTTCGTGGGGGGCCAACCAAAGATGCCCTTTTCTTTTTAAAGTGTGTTCTTTTATGATCCTAAGATGATACTTTACTCCAAGAACAACAGGTGCCGCAGGTCTACCGCATCTGTTCGTAGTTCAGAGCCACCAGCTGGGACATCGAAGAAGCTGGCAGATGAGTCAGAGAAGGAAAAGCCGGCACTCGGCTGGGTGAAGGAGAAGCCAGCGCTTGaccaggagaaggagaagccgaTGCTGAGCTGGAACAAGGGGAAGCCGGCACTCGGCTGGGTGAAGGAGAAGCCAGCGCTTGaccaggagaaggagaagccgaTGCTGAGCTGGAACAAGGGGAAGCCGGCACTCGGCTGGGTAAAGGAGAAGCCAGCGCTTGaccaggagaaggagaagccgaTGCTGAGCTGGAACAAGGGGAAGCCGGCACTCGGCTGGGTGACGGAGAAGCCAGCGCTTGaccaggagaaggagaagccgaTGCTGAGCTGGAACAAGGGGAAGCCGGCACTCGGCTGGGTGAAGGAGAAGCCAGCGCTTGACCAGGAGAAGTAGAAGCAGGCAGACGGccgggagaaggagaagctggtactTCACTGGGACAAGGAGAAGCCAGCGGGTGGCTGAATTAAGGAAAAGCTGGTGTTCGGCCAGGAGAAAGAGAAGCCGGTGGGCAGCTGAGTGAGGGAGAAGCCAGCGCCCGGCTTGGAGAAGGGGAAGC from Hypanus sabinus isolate sHypSab1 chromosome 1, sHypSab1.hap1, whole genome shotgun sequence includes these protein-coding regions:
- the alkal1 gene encoding ALK and LTK ligand 1 isoform X7; translation: MKMCAREMGRRRWNTLLGIALLLVTAGHCESRAETRQKAKQSPLDLILKGVGDNNNGRRNTVKRYDTFYALDQDYKRFTKEKAVFVPRLEKPIEVVHRDPNVKGKFLKHFTAGPISFSSECSKQFQRLYYNTRDCSTPAYYKRCARLLTRLAVSPLCTQP
- the alkal1 gene encoding ALK and LTK ligand 1 isoform X10; this encodes MGRRRWNTLLGIALLLVTAGHCESRAETRQKAKQSPLDLILKGVGDNNNGRRNTVKRYDTFYALDQDYKRFTKEKAVFVPRLEKPIEVVHRDPNVKGKFLKHFTAGPISFSSECSKQFQRLYYNTRDCSTPAYYKRCARLLTRLAVSPLCTQP
- the alkal1 gene encoding ALK and LTK ligand 1 isoform X5; its protein translation is MLIFYRLFLYVEMGRRRWNTLLGIALLLVTAGHCESRAETRQKAKQSPLDLILKGVGDNNNGRRNTVKRYDTFYALDQDYKRFTKEKAVFVPRLEKPIEVVHRDPNVKGKFLKHFTGPISFSSECSKQFQRLYYNTRDCSTPAYYKRCARLLTRLAVSPLCTQP
- the alkal1 gene encoding ALK and LTK ligand 1 isoform X4 yields the protein MLIFYRLFLYVEMGRRRWNTLLGIALLLVTAGHCESRAETRQKAKQSPLDLILKGVGDNNNGRRNTVKRYDTFYALDQDYKRFTKEKAVFVPRLEKPIEVVHRDPNVKGKFLKHFTAGPISFSSECSKQFQRLYYNTRDCSTPAYYKRCARLLTRLAVSPLCTQP
- the alkal1 gene encoding ALK and LTK ligand 1 isoform X6, with product MKKTGFEMGRRRWNTLLGIALLLVTAGHCESRAETRQKAKQSPLDLILKGVGDNNNGRRNTVKRYDTFYALDQDYKRFTKEKAVFVPRLEKPIEVVHRDPNVKGKFLKHFTAGPISFSSECSKQFQRLYYNTRDCSTPAYYKRCARLLTRLAVSPLCTQP
- the alkal1 gene encoding ALK and LTK ligand 1 isoform X9, which translates into the protein MRIEMGRRRWNTLLGIALLLVTAGHCESRAETRQKAKQSPLDLILKGVGDNNNGRRNTVKRYDTFYALDQDYKRFTKEKAVFVPRLEKPIEVVHRDPNVKGKFLKHFTAGPISFSSECSKQFQRLYYNTRDCSTPAYYKRCARLLTRLAVSPLCTQP
- the alkal1 gene encoding ALK and LTK ligand 1 isoform X8, coding for MYGKEMGRRRWNTLLGIALLLVTAGHCESRAETRQKAKQSPLDLILKGVGDNNNGRRNTVKRYDTFYALDQDYKRFTKEKAVFVPRLEKPIEVVHRDPNVKGKFLKHFTAGPISFSSECSKQFQRLYYNTRDCSTPAYYKRCARLLTRLAVSPLCTQP